The following are from one region of the Actinomyces sp. oral taxon 897 genome:
- a CDS encoding cell division protein CrgA produces MALRKKTSPRPDTNQAPDSEEPTSTGEGSGVQDEDPAQGSEGGGKGSQGKGKDGKEPATEDPQDEVSSKKTSEASDSTSSEKESGSGKESKDSKSKGSKKEKGSASGSRRLVRFGKRAKEEDRKRLARLKRSGNPAKVAAALEEESRAAANRVSRTPRKIKDVGSPRWYAPAMVTLLITGLLWVVVTYLFKGQYPIPYFVAHHQTDWLVNGNLYVGFVIMMAGFLGLLNWK; encoded by the coding sequence ATGGCCCTGCGGAAGAAGACCAGCCCGAGGCCGGACACCAACCAGGCCCCCGACTCCGAGGAGCCCACCTCCACGGGCGAGGGCTCCGGGGTCCAGGACGAGGACCCCGCACAGGGTTCCGAGGGTGGGGGTAAGGGATCTCAGGGTAAGGGTAAGGATGGTAAGGAGCCTGCCACTGAGGACCCCCAGGACGAGGTGTCGTCCAAGAAGACCTCCGAGGCCTCGGACTCCACGAGCTCCGAGAAGGAGTCCGGCTCCGGGAAGGAGTCCAAGGACTCCAAGTCCAAGGGCTCCAAGAAGGAGAAGGGCTCGGCCTCCGGCTCCAGGCGCCTGGTGCGTTTCGGCAAGCGGGCCAAGGAAGAGGACAGGAAGCGCCTGGCCCGGCTCAAGCGCTCCGGGAACCCCGCCAAGGTGGCGGCGGCGCTGGAGGAGGAGTCACGGGCGGCGGCCAACCGGGTGTCCCGCACGCCCCGGAAGATCAAGGACGTGGGCAGCCCCCGCTGGTACGCGCCAGCCATGGTGACCCTGCTGATCACGGGCCTGCTGTGGGTCGTGGTCACCTACCTGTTCAAGGGCCAGTACCCGATCCCCTACTTCGTGGCGCACCACCAGACTGACTGGCTGGTCAACGGCAACCTGTACGTCGGCTTCGTCATTATGATGGCCGGCTTCCTGGGCCTGCTGAACTGGAAGTGA
- a CDS encoding RNA-binding domain-containing protein, giving the protein MVLDTNDLTEALAQLDQEGGDNLHLEAKTFSEYSSSSIAPTLSAFANLPGGGTILLGVTEKPLNVVGVSHPHELAKRVSNLARNGFSSPIGVDVHTIRLGSLTVLAVNVRESSDGDKPCRWRETKYAYLRQYDGDYRMSSQEEQQLLLRHTRPREDSHGVAATGKEDLDAGLVATFVGNVRRGSTALANATEEDILLNLNVVTEDGTLTRAGLYALGTYPQRFLPALSITAAYLPGPEAVDGVRATDRLDITGPVPAMLDAAVSWVDRVADRTIRFRHGHGYDQVEYPSLVVRELVANALVHRDLSEPALTKRVEIRLLRDKLVIGSPGGLYGLSVDQLGTRDGKSAVNEYLYQICTFVSAPDGHRVIEGLGSGIRAAQQALAAADMEPVRFQDTGVRFTAIVPRAALLLPQDLEWLGELGAQDLTVPQRHALVDMRHGTTWTNAGYRRRFGVDTVRARQDLHTLVSRGYAVQTGTRGSTAYSLAAQSPGPDQPTGPAVGSPAQEGVPAGTTPEALRRLSRNAPATWEALADGPASTAQVAAATGLSARQASYALRALRDAGLVVVNGRPGSRTTSFARHDAAADADHTAPADREAPADHATSADHATSAARPPA; this is encoded by the coding sequence ATGGTCCTTGACACCAACGACCTCACCGAGGCCCTTGCTCAGCTCGACCAGGAGGGTGGGGACAACCTCCACCTGGAGGCCAAGACCTTCTCCGAGTACTCCTCGTCCTCCATCGCCCCCACGCTGAGCGCCTTCGCCAACCTGCCCGGGGGCGGCACGATCCTCCTGGGTGTCACGGAGAAGCCGCTGAACGTCGTCGGGGTCAGCCACCCACACGAACTCGCCAAGCGTGTGAGCAACCTGGCACGCAACGGCTTCTCCTCCCCCATAGGCGTAGACGTCCACACAATCAGGCTCGGGTCCCTGACGGTGCTGGCGGTCAACGTGCGTGAGTCCTCTGACGGGGACAAGCCCTGCCGCTGGCGTGAGACCAAGTACGCCTACCTGCGTCAGTACGACGGCGACTACCGCATGTCCTCCCAGGAGGAGCAGCAGCTCCTGCTACGCCACACCCGTCCGCGCGAGGACTCCCACGGCGTCGCCGCGACCGGGAAGGAGGACCTCGACGCGGGGCTGGTCGCCACCTTCGTGGGCAACGTCCGCCGGGGCAGCACCGCCCTGGCCAACGCGACCGAGGAGGACATCCTCCTCAACCTCAACGTCGTCACCGAAGACGGCACCCTCACCCGCGCGGGCCTGTACGCGCTCGGCACCTACCCTCAGCGTTTCCTGCCGGCGCTGTCCATTACGGCGGCGTACCTACCCGGCCCTGAGGCGGTCGACGGCGTCCGCGCCACCGACCGCCTGGACATCACCGGCCCGGTGCCCGCCATGCTGGACGCGGCCGTCAGCTGGGTGGACCGCGTGGCCGACCGCACCATCAGGTTCCGTCACGGTCACGGCTACGACCAGGTGGAGTACCCCTCCCTGGTCGTCCGCGAGCTGGTGGCCAACGCCTTGGTCCACCGCGACCTCTCCGAGCCCGCCCTGACCAAGAGGGTTGAGATCCGCCTGCTGCGTGACAAGCTGGTCATTGGCAGCCCTGGAGGCCTGTACGGCCTGAGCGTGGACCAGCTCGGAACCCGTGACGGCAAGTCCGCGGTCAACGAGTACCTCTACCAGATCTGCACCTTTGTCTCAGCTCCTGACGGCCATCGCGTCATCGAGGGCCTCGGCTCAGGAATCCGTGCCGCCCAGCAGGCGCTGGCCGCCGCCGACATGGAGCCTGTCAGGTTCCAGGACACCGGTGTGCGGTTCACCGCGATCGTGCCACGCGCGGCCCTCCTGCTCCCTCAGGATCTGGAGTGGCTGGGCGAGCTGGGTGCCCAGGACCTCACCGTCCCCCAGCGCCACGCCCTGGTGGACATGCGGCACGGGACCACCTGGACGAACGCCGGCTACCGACGGCGCTTTGGCGTGGACACCGTGCGGGCCCGGCAGGATCTCCACACGCTGGTCTCCCGTGGCTACGCCGTGCAGACAGGGACCCGGGGCTCCACGGCCTACTCCCTCGCGGCCCAGTCCCCTGGCCCGGACCAGCCTACTGGCCCGGCCGTCGGCAGCCCGGCCCAGGAGGGGGTTCCCGCCGGGACGACGCCGGAGGCCCTGCGCAGGCTGAGCAGGAACGCCCCGGCCACCTGGGAGGCACTGGCGGACGGCCCCGCCAGCACCGCCCAGGTGGCGGCCGCCACCGGCCTGAGCGCACGCCAGGCGTCCTACGCGCTCAGGGCACTGCGGGACGCCGGGCTGGTGGTCGTCAACGGCAGACCGGGCTCACGTACCACCAGCTTCGCCCGCCACGACGCGGCAGCCGACGCCGACCACACGGCTCCGGCCGACCGTGAGGCCCCGGCTGACCACGCAACCTCGGCTGACCATGCGACCTCGGCCGCACGGCCCCCGGCCTGA
- a CDS encoding glycine C-acetyltransferase translates to MRNELARELEGIRADGLYKDERVMTTPQSGHIATTTGPALNFCANNYLGLANDPRVVAAAKEALDQWGFGMSSVRFICGTQSPHRTLERAIADWLGYQDTILFSSCFDANGAIFDVLLTSQDAIISDELNHASIIDGVRLCKARRYRYRNADVSDLRAQLTAARQWGARRVMIVTDGVFSMDGSYAPLPHICDLAEAYGALVMVDDSHATGFVGASGRGTPELLGVEGRVDVLSGTLGKALGGASGGYITGPQEIVDLLRQRARPYLFSNTVAPAVVGGSLRALEIAREAAQARADLAQRAALFRDLMDQADFSLLPGSHPIVAVMFPGEDGARQAVAVARRMLELGVYVTAFSFPVVPRGKARIRVQLSAAHSEADVRACVAAFVQAREELGR, encoded by the coding sequence ATGAGGAACGAGCTGGCCCGGGAGCTGGAGGGCATTCGCGCCGACGGCCTGTACAAGGACGAGCGGGTCATGACCACCCCTCAGTCCGGGCACATTGCCACCACCACCGGCCCTGCCCTCAACTTCTGCGCCAACAACTACCTGGGCCTGGCCAATGACCCCCGCGTGGTGGCGGCGGCCAAGGAGGCACTGGACCAGTGGGGGTTCGGTATGAGCTCGGTGCGCTTTATCTGCGGCACCCAGTCCCCGCACCGCACCCTGGAGCGGGCGATCGCCGACTGGCTGGGCTACCAGGACACCATCCTGTTCTCCTCCTGCTTCGACGCCAACGGAGCCATCTTCGACGTGCTGCTGACCAGCCAGGACGCCATTATCTCCGACGAGCTCAACCACGCCTCCATTATCGACGGGGTGCGCCTGTGCAAGGCGCGGCGCTACCGGTACCGCAACGCCGACGTCTCTGACCTGCGCGCCCAGCTGACGGCTGCCCGTCAGTGGGGGGCACGGCGGGTCATGATCGTCACCGACGGGGTCTTCTCCATGGACGGCTCCTACGCGCCCCTGCCGCACATCTGCGACCTGGCGGAGGCCTACGGGGCGCTGGTCATGGTGGACGACTCCCACGCCACCGGCTTCGTGGGGGCCAGCGGGCGCGGTACGCCCGAGCTGCTCGGGGTGGAGGGGCGCGTGGACGTCCTGAGCGGGACCCTGGGCAAGGCCCTGGGCGGGGCGAGCGGCGGCTACATCACCGGCCCGCAGGAGATCGTCGACCTCCTGCGCCAGCGCGCCCGCCCCTACCTGTTCTCCAACACGGTGGCACCCGCCGTGGTGGGGGGCTCCCTGCGGGCCCTGGAGATCGCGCGGGAGGCCGCCCAGGCGCGCGCCGACCTGGCCCAGCGCGCCGCCCTGTTCCGCGACCTCATGGACCAGGCCGACTTCAGCCTGCTGCCTGGCAGCCACCCCATTGTGGCGGTCATGTTCCCCGGGGAGGACGGCGCCCGCCAGGCGGTGGCGGTGGCCAGGCGCATGCTGGAGCTGGGCGTGTACGTCACGGCCTTCTCCTTCCCGGTGGTGCCGCGCGGTAAGGCCCGGATCCGGGTCCAGCTCAGCGCCGCGCACAGCGAGGCGGACGTGCGCGCCTGCGTGGCGGCCTTTGTCCAGGCGCGCGAGGAGCTGGGCCGCTGA
- a CDS encoding peptidylprolyl isomerase, whose translation MEATLHTTLGDIRLTLFPEQAPQTVANFTGLATGKTTWTDPRTGEETKAPLYDGVIFHRVIPNFMIQGGDPLGTGTGGPGYVFDDEIDDSLTFSAPYVLAMANAGRRLGKGTNGSQFFITTARTEWLQGKHTIFGAVADDASKQVVDAISAVATDPRDRPLEDVVINSVTVTE comes from the coding sequence ATGGAAGCGACACTTCACACGACCCTCGGCGACATCCGCCTCACGCTCTTTCCCGAGCAGGCGCCCCAGACAGTCGCGAACTTCACCGGCCTGGCCACCGGTAAGACCACCTGGACGGACCCCCGTACAGGCGAGGAGACCAAGGCCCCGCTGTACGACGGTGTCATCTTCCACAGGGTTATCCCCAACTTCATGATCCAGGGCGGCGACCCCCTGGGCACCGGTACCGGCGGCCCCGGCTACGTCTTCGACGACGAGATCGACGACTCCCTGACCTTCTCCGCGCCCTACGTCCTGGCCATGGCCAACGCCGGCCGGCGCCTGGGCAAGGGCACCAACGGCTCCCAGTTCTTTATCACCACGGCCCGCACCGAGTGGCTCCAGGGCAAGCACACCATCTTCGGGGCCGTGGCCGACGACGCCTCCAAGCAGGTCGTGGACGCGATCTCGGCGGTGGCCACCGACCCGCGTGACCGCCCCCTGGAGGACGTCGTCATTAACTCCGTGACGGTCACCGAGTGA
- a CDS encoding class I SAM-dependent methyltransferase, whose product MSTMNCDALPQPLHRGTGARRHHLLSLRDRTEVSTVLDLLDSLGADPLGVSDLAERRVLELACGSGRLTLPIASAGHRVLATDVEPEVLAYLGSQLGLGPERSTSSSRKRPMGLRRWLRSQTLEPGAVEGLAPDLGALPLPTPDSRISRRASSAVYESSVPDVAASYASLASRPRAGQYLRPNHRLDPLSPEPGAGLGTEPGSGTGRQASWNLTPSAWGTEAPGGAPGSSSAGPAPEPGWLGALGSSSAGSGADRPSQFVASDWEAGWPAGPGSSWSAGSAGSPGSPSGSPSAGLAPEPGRHMRRGRHVAPDPDPLSAHSQAGAPSSWGESVDVSGSTPQGGAHLPLPSAGLGRTRPGALDRIGLGLADMTAFCLTERFKAVCLPNSSVTLLSPVTRRHTLRLAASHLAPGGILIVCTEYVLEDAPSSLSLSFGQDVKLEEQTDGRRRRLWLSWGAERYASDLFVVPPAWVVEALSGLGLTVIYQHSRPDSAVPGRANAVIAAVKRP is encoded by the coding sequence ATGAGCACTATGAACTGTGACGCCCTGCCTCAGCCTCTTCACCGGGGCACCGGGGCCCGACGTCATCACCTCCTGTCACTGCGTGACCGCACCGAGGTGAGCACCGTCCTGGACCTCCTGGACTCCCTGGGCGCCGACCCCCTGGGTGTCTCCGACCTGGCCGAGCGCCGGGTCCTGGAGCTGGCCTGCGGCTCGGGGCGCCTGACCCTGCCCATTGCCTCCGCCGGCCACCGCGTGCTGGCCACCGACGTCGAGCCCGAGGTCCTGGCCTACCTGGGATCCCAGCTGGGCCTAGGGCCGGAGCGCTCGACGTCGAGCTCCAGGAAGCGCCCAATGGGCCTGAGAAGGTGGTTGAGATCACAGACCCTGGAGCCGGGGGCGGTTGAAGGGCTTGCGCCGGACCTGGGGGCCCTTCCCCTCCCGACCCCGGACTCGCGGATAAGCCGCCGGGCCAGCTCGGCGGTGTACGAGTCCTCGGTCCCTGATGTGGCCGCCTCGTACGCCAGCCTGGCCTCGAGGCCCAGGGCGGGCCAGTACCTCCGCCCCAACCACAGGCTGGACCCCCTGTCCCCGGAGCCGGGTGCGGGGCTGGGGACGGAGCCGGGGTCTGGCACCGGGCGGCAGGCCTCCTGGAACCTGACCCCGTCTGCGTGGGGTACGGAGGCGCCGGGCGGAGCGCCTGGCTCTTCGTCTGCGGGGCCAGCTCCGGAGCCGGGTTGGCTGGGCGCGCTCGGCTCTTCGTCTGCGGGCTCGGGTGCGGATCGGCCGTCCCAGTTCGTGGCGTCGGATTGGGAGGCTGGCTGGCCGGCTGGGCCGGGCTCCTCCTGGTCCGCGGGCTCAGCGGGGTCGCCGGGCAGCCCGTCTGGTTCTCCGTCTGCGGGGCTGGCTCCGGAGCCGGGCCGACACATGAGGCGGGGCAGGCACGTGGCACCTGACCCGGACCCGCTTAGTGCCCACTCTCAGGCTGGCGCGCCGTCGAGCTGGGGCGAGAGCGTGGACGTCTCTGGTTCTACCCCTCAGGGTGGGGCGCATCTCCCCCTGCCGTCGGCAGGGCTGGGGCGGACGCGGCCGGGGGCCCTGGACCGGATTGGGCTGGGTCTGGCCGACATGACCGCCTTCTGCCTCACCGAGCGCTTTAAGGCGGTCTGCCTGCCCAATAGCTCGGTCACCCTCCTGTCGCCTGTGACACGTCGGCACACCCTGAGGCTGGCCGCCTCCCACCTGGCGCCGGGCGGGATCCTCATTGTGTGCACCGAGTACGTCCTTGAGGACGCTCCTTCCTCGCTCTCGCTGTCTTTTGGCCAGGACGTGAAGCTGGAGGAGCAGACCGATGGCAGGCGCCGTCGGCTCTGGCTGAGCTGGGGAGCGGAGCGCTACGCCTCCGACCTCTTTGTGGTGCCGCCGGCATGGGTCGTGGAGGCCCTGAGCGGGCTCGGGCTGACGGTGATCTACCAGCACTCCCGCCCCGACTCCGCGGTCCCGGGGCGCGCCAACGCCGTCATAGCCGCCGTCAAGCGCCCCTGA
- a CDS encoding class E sortase: MAHPRHQRRPHRPGPLSMVLGGIGELLITSGLVIALFLVWQLWWTGIAAHEKAQAVKEQFTQTQVDSPKVAGTKHTDAPPAFTQVDYGQAIGMLIVPKWYGVTNNNMPVIEGTGEDVLDQAAAGHYTDTQQVGEVGNFAIAAHRRTNGNSFRRIDLLEPGDEVVVATQDTWYVYTVENYEIVEPHQVEVLSPVPDDPEAQPTERYLTMTTCHSLSMGEWGNDHRWIVHAKFSYWMPRSEGRPDSVLNDPEVN, encoded by the coding sequence ATGGCACACCCCCGCCACCAGCGGCGTCCGCACCGTCCTGGACCGCTCAGCATGGTCCTGGGTGGTATCGGAGAGCTCCTTATTACCTCCGGCCTGGTGATCGCCCTGTTCCTGGTGTGGCAGCTGTGGTGGACCGGTATCGCCGCCCACGAGAAGGCGCAGGCCGTCAAGGAGCAGTTCACCCAGACCCAGGTCGACTCCCCCAAGGTCGCCGGGACCAAGCACACCGACGCCCCCCCGGCCTTCACCCAGGTCGACTACGGCCAGGCCATTGGGATGCTCATTGTGCCCAAGTGGTACGGCGTGACGAACAACAATATGCCGGTTATCGAGGGGACCGGTGAGGACGTCCTGGACCAGGCGGCAGCCGGGCACTACACCGACACCCAGCAGGTAGGGGAGGTCGGCAACTTCGCCATTGCCGCGCACCGACGCACCAACGGCAACTCCTTCCGCCGGATCGACCTGCTCGAGCCCGGCGACGAGGTCGTCGTGGCCACCCAGGACACGTGGTACGTCTACACCGTGGAGAACTACGAGATCGTCGAGCCCCACCAGGTCGAGGTCCTCTCCCCGGTCCCGGACGACCCCGAGGCCCAGCCCACTGAGCGCTACCTGACCATGACCACCTGCCACTCCCTGAGCATGGGCGAGTGGGGTAACGACCACCGGTGGATTGTCCACGCCAAGTTCTCCTACTGGATGCCGCGCTCCGAGGGCCGGCCCGACTCCGTCCTCAACGACCCGGAGGTCAACTGA
- a CDS encoding rhomboid family intramembrane serine protease, with translation MTQQYPSSSSGADHQADPPVCPRHPQRVSYVRCQRCNRPVCPECQVPSPVGVRCVDCTHQTGGRGTRTVLGGQPISDVRVTTLLMAVCIVVWILQSLPLRSHLMNPVTAWGGFVPALAAQEPWRFLTTAFLHGGFMHLAFNMYALWVLGGILEPLLGRCRFTALYVLSALGGSTAIYWLASPQVLSAWFSQTVGASGAIFGLFAALFVIQRHLGRDTSGIVALLAVNVVISFLGSGISWQGHLGGLLTGAAVAAVYSLDLRCQRTTAGIMGIIGVTATLVGLIILRMALV, from the coding sequence ATGACCCAGCAGTACCCCTCCAGCTCCTCGGGAGCGGACCACCAGGCCGACCCGCCGGTCTGCCCCCGCCACCCCCAGCGTGTCTCCTACGTGCGGTGCCAGCGCTGCAACCGTCCGGTGTGCCCCGAGTGCCAGGTCCCCAGCCCGGTGGGGGTGCGCTGCGTGGACTGCACCCACCAGACGGGTGGTCGCGGGACCCGGACCGTCCTGGGGGGCCAGCCGATCAGTGACGTGCGCGTCACCACCTTGCTCATGGCGGTGTGCATTGTCGTCTGGATCCTTCAGAGCCTTCCCCTGCGGTCCCACCTCATGAACCCGGTGACGGCCTGGGGGGGCTTCGTGCCCGCCCTCGCCGCGCAGGAGCCCTGGCGGTTCCTGACCACGGCGTTCCTCCACGGCGGGTTCATGCACCTGGCGTTCAATATGTACGCCCTGTGGGTGCTGGGTGGGATCCTGGAGCCGCTGCTGGGGCGCTGCCGGTTCACGGCCCTGTACGTGCTCTCCGCCCTGGGCGGCTCGACGGCTATCTACTGGCTGGCCTCACCGCAGGTGCTGTCGGCGTGGTTCAGCCAGACCGTGGGCGCCTCGGGGGCGATCTTCGGGCTGTTCGCGGCCCTGTTCGTCATCCAGCGGCACCTGGGGCGGGACACCTCGGGGATTGTGGCCCTGCTGGCGGTGAATGTGGTCATATCCTTCCTGGGCAGCGGGATCTCCTGGCAGGGGCACCTGGGCGGGCTGCTGACCGGCGCCGCCGTGGCAGCGGTCTACAGCCTGGATCTTCGTTGCCAGCGTACGACTGCGGGCATTATGGGGATTATTGGCGTCACCGCGACACTGGTGGGGCTCATTATCCTGCGCATGGCGCTGGTCTGA
- the tdh gene encoding L-threonine 3-dehydrogenase, giving the protein MRALRKPAPGPGLELQDVPEPTPGFGEVKIRVMRTGLCGTDLHLAGWDDFAAAELHPPQTLGHEFYGEIVELGPGVGSSLDGATSGTLSVGQRVSVEGHVTCGRCRNCRAGRRQMCQAVSSIGVNRDGAFADYVVVPAGNVWLQGAEIDPDLGALFDPFGNAVHTTLQFPLAGEDVLVTGAGPIGMMCAALASHAGARNVVLTDVSDYRLSLAASLGTPRLTTVNTTERGLEEVKGDLSIREGFDVGLEISGAPEAVRSMLQACTHGARIAMLGLPKTSYAIDWGWVITHMLTIQGVYGREMFDTWYKASFMLESSPTLRDAVRGVITHRFPADQWEQGFEAARSGRCGKVVLDWTV; this is encoded by the coding sequence ATGCGTGCACTACGCAAGCCCGCGCCCGGCCCCGGCCTGGAGCTTCAGGACGTCCCCGAGCCCACGCCCGGCTTCGGGGAGGTCAAGATCCGGGTCATGCGCACCGGCCTGTGCGGTACCGACCTGCACCTGGCCGGCTGGGACGACTTCGCGGCCGCCGAGCTCCATCCGCCCCAGACCCTGGGCCACGAGTTCTACGGCGAGATCGTCGAGCTCGGCCCCGGGGTGGGCAGCTCCCTGGACGGCGCCACCTCAGGCACCCTGTCCGTGGGCCAGCGGGTGAGCGTGGAGGGGCACGTCACCTGCGGGCGCTGCCGCAACTGCCGGGCAGGACGACGTCAGATGTGCCAAGCCGTCAGCTCCATCGGCGTCAACCGCGACGGCGCCTTCGCCGACTACGTGGTGGTGCCCGCCGGGAACGTGTGGCTGCAGGGAGCGGAGATCGACCCGGACCTGGGCGCCCTGTTCGACCCCTTCGGCAACGCCGTCCACACCACCCTCCAGTTCCCCCTGGCCGGGGAGGACGTGCTGGTCACCGGCGCCGGCCCCATCGGCATGATGTGCGCGGCCCTGGCCAGCCACGCCGGGGCCCGCAACGTGGTCCTCACCGACGTCTCCGACTACCGCCTGTCCCTGGCTGCCTCCCTGGGCACACCCCGCCTGACCACGGTCAACACCACCGAACGGGGTCTGGAGGAGGTCAAGGGCGACCTGAGTATCCGGGAGGGCTTCGACGTCGGCCTGGAGATCTCCGGGGCGCCCGAGGCGGTGCGGAGCATGCTGCAGGCGTGCACCCACGGGGCCCGGATCGCCATGCTGGGCCTGCCCAAGACCTCCTACGCGATCGACTGGGGCTGGGTCATCACCCACATGCTCACCATCCAGGGCGTCTACGGCCGAGAGATGTTCGACACCTGGTACAAGGCCTCCTTCATGCTGGAGTCCTCCCCCACCCTGCGTGACGCCGTACGCGGCGTCATTACCCACCGCTTCCCGGCCGACCAGTGGGAGCAGGGCTTTGAGGCCGCCCGCAGCGGGCGGTGCGGCAAGGTCGTCCTGGACTGGACCGTCTGA